Proteins co-encoded in one Armatimonadota bacterium genomic window:
- a CDS encoding HNH endonuclease, with amino-acid sequence MSHEVLVLNNDYEPLNVCNLRRAIVLVYLGKAEVLHTNSKVITTLNGSFDSPTVVKLRYHVKRPIPELKLSRRSIFARDNYTCQYCGQQSHDLTLDHVIPKRLGGKSTWENLVCCCRKCNSKKGDKTLKEANMTLIRQPRRPRYVPFISMTKYLEGARNEHWRMYLPIFGDLPEAAS; translated from the coding sequence ATGAGTCACGAGGTATTAGTTCTAAATAATGATTATGAGCCGCTGAATGTTTGTAACCTAAGGCGGGCGATTGTCCTTGTTTACCTTGGGAAAGCTGAGGTTCTTCACACGAACTCGAAGGTTATAACAACTCTCAACGGGTCGTTTGACTCGCCGACCGTGGTCAAGCTGCGCTATCATGTGAAGCGTCCTATCCCTGAGCTCAAATTATCGCGAAGAAGCATTTTCGCTCGTGACAACTATACCTGTCAGTATTGCGGCCAACAGTCCCATGACCTTACGCTCGACCATGTGATTCCAAAACGACTTGGCGGCAAGTCTACGTGGGAGAACCTCGTCTGCTGTTGTCGGAAGTGCAATAGCAAGAAGGGCGACAAAACTCTTAAAGAAGCTAATATGACACTTATCCGACAGCCACGTCGACCAAGATATGTGCCATTTATAAGCATGACAAAATATCTTGAGGGTGCGCGGAACGAGCATTGGCGTATGTATCTGCCAATCTTTGGCGATCTGCCCGAAGCGGCCTCTTAG
- a CDS encoding carboxypeptidase regulatory-like domain-containing protein, which yields MPTIRAFLCITAITGIICFFSCADSHAERSSWAVFYEETDLTQAASPIPVAGSVLLNSTGIGPPLGIHTSVEGQSLLLRSVDGRLWQWTDGAGVLSCRDEVTPLALPAMRQGFCLFLDPHAIAKLSGLAVTVDSSNKRVTFSRPILPIPGLNEQNDIGDGWRALIIPKPRAQQKNMPQLTKNKLSSINLPPTKEKLNIGVGIGHVQGFDWGFELTANGKVWGGETDLWALVTKGNQGTRLHNSHFRWLDKEGGRGFEGGDLYSEIWGLVKGIRYTWDAGGRWPYLGAYMKTEKTTNPEAIVTYRDAVRLNEYVQLNGEIATDESRYLSVRCDRDPFEVYAFLRHLPSGFGHSSGIFASVQITPTTSIFYGYSSSTDANDQESLFRTLGLRFPLLKRWALTLDRTEHKVLNQSSTGHGVGVTIPLSNKANLFVRYQENSSKVDSLTGRNLEIHNSGSSLISSLSMLLNQRVHIDYQLTRQSIGGCAANQQQLIASFRLSKQTTLQTISGFPNLADSDLLRVRLDHQLSNGLSLILDYGRLSPYQSADNLRGKRGFLVMLKKTWPTWVPARGGEVAGTVTDQLGQPLENITVRLGPYSAITDKHGRYLFKCVPTGAYQATVAEESVPADYKLTSAIRDIAVTRESKQELDFHLIPLGCVSGRVYLDKNGNGRFDLDEGLPDIPVCIADRATATGRDGVFTFCNLEPGRYRIRIAVEALPKRYIVRGNDSIEIELKPDKCITDIEFTLDERGKLVHIMPVEWHTKLQ from the coding sequence ATGCCGACGATTCGAGCTTTTCTTTGCATTACCGCCATCACTGGCATCATATGTTTTTTTTCGTGTGCGGACAGCCATGCTGAACGCTCATCATGGGCAGTGTTTTACGAAGAAACTGACCTAACTCAAGCAGCCTCTCCCATACCAGTAGCAGGGAGCGTACTTCTAAACTCCACAGGCATTGGCCCACCACTCGGTATTCATACCTCAGTTGAAGGGCAAAGTCTGCTACTTAGAAGTGTAGATGGCAGACTGTGGCAGTGGACTGACGGCGCCGGGGTACTGAGCTGTCGTGATGAAGTAACACCACTAGCCCTTCCTGCGATGAGACAGGGTTTTTGCTTATTTTTGGATCCCCATGCCATCGCAAAACTAAGCGGTCTCGCTGTTACAGTAGATTCCTCCAACAAGCGCGTCACCTTCAGTCGCCCTATATTGCCTATACCTGGACTAAACGAACAAAACGATATCGGCGATGGATGGCGAGCACTTATTATCCCAAAGCCCAGGGCTCAACAAAAAAACATGCCCCAACTTACCAAGAATAAACTCTCCAGCATCAATCTACCTCCGACAAAGGAGAAGCTCAATATTGGCGTTGGCATTGGGCACGTGCAAGGCTTTGACTGGGGATTTGAACTGACGGCAAATGGCAAGGTTTGGGGTGGTGAGACAGACTTATGGGCGCTAGTTACCAAAGGAAACCAAGGTACGCGGTTGCATAATAGCCATTTCAGATGGCTTGACAAAGAAGGAGGCCGTGGCTTTGAGGGAGGCGATTTGTACAGCGAGATATGGGGTCTAGTGAAAGGAATCCGCTACACTTGGGATGCCGGCGGAAGGTGGCCCTACCTTGGTGCTTATATGAAAACAGAAAAGACAACGAATCCCGAAGCAATAGTAACATACAGAGACGCCGTGCGTTTAAACGAATATGTGCAGCTTAATGGGGAAATAGCGACAGACGAATCGAGATACTTATCAGTTCGATGCGATAGGGATCCATTTGAAGTTTACGCATTCCTACGCCACCTGCCTTCTGGATTTGGTCATTCATCAGGTATATTTGCATCTGTTCAAATCACGCCAACCACATCTATTTTTTATGGTTACAGCTCCTCTACAGATGCCAACGACCAAGAGTCTTTATTCCGAACCCTCGGATTAAGGTTTCCTTTGTTGAAGCGCTGGGCTCTAACACTTGACCGCACAGAACATAAAGTTTTAAACCAGTCTTCAACAGGGCACGGCGTCGGAGTTACAATACCACTTTCAAACAAAGCAAACCTCTTCGTGCGCTACCAAGAAAACTCCTCCAAGGTAGACAGCCTTACGGGTCGAAATCTGGAAATTCACAATTCCGGCAGTAGCTTAATAAGCTCGCTCTCGATGCTGCTAAACCAAAGAGTCCATATTGACTATCAACTAACTAGGCAATCCATAGGCGGCTGTGCAGCTAATCAACAACAGCTCATCGCAAGCTTCAGGCTTTCCAAGCAAACCACCTTGCAAACCATAAGCGGATTTCCTAATTTAGCGGATTCTGATCTTCTAAGAGTTCGTCTAGACCATCAGCTTTCAAACGGATTATCTCTAATACTTGACTACGGCCGTTTAAGCCCTTACCAATCTGCAGATAACCTGCGTGGTAAGCGAGGTTTCCTCGTGATGCTCAAAAAGACTTGGCCTACGTGGGTCCCAGCACGCGGCGGGGAAGTTGCGGGAACAGTCACCGATCAATTAGGACAACCGCTCGAGAACATCACGGTTCGCTTGGGTCCATATTCCGCCATAACTGACAAACATGGGCGTTATCTTTTCAAATGCGTCCCAACAGGAGCCTACCAAGCAACTGTTGCTGAAGAAAGCGTCCCAGCAGATTATAAACTCACTAGCGCCATACGTGATATTGCAGTCACACGGGAATCAAAGCAAGAATTGGATTTTCATCTTATACCCCTTGGATGTGTATCAGGCCGAGTGTATCTAGATAAAAATGGCAACGGCAGATTTGACCTTGATGAAGGTTTGCCAGATATACCAGTATGCATTGCCGACCGGGCAACCGCTACGGGTCGGGATGGGGTATTTACTTTTTGCAATCTAGAACCTGGCCGCTATCGCATTCGAATTGCAGTAGAAGCTCTGCCAAAACGATATATCGTGCGTGGCAACGATAGCATCGAAATCGAACTCAAACCTGATAAATGCATAACCGATATTGAATTCACCCTTGACGAAAGGGGGAAGCTGGTGCACATCATGCCAGTAGAATGGCACACAAAATTGCAATGA
- a CDS encoding sulfide-dependent adenosine diphosphate thiazole synthase codes for MIGKVSDLDVSRLIIQDYYEVLRNSLESDVIIVGGGPSGLVAGYTLAEQNKKVVIMEKRLSPGGGIWGGGKGFNKVVLESSVGDILRELDISFEENDGYIVVSSVLLAASLIKKTVESGAILLNLFSIEDVYFNENHEIAGVVVNDTAYKMTNLHVDPLTFCSKIVMDSTGHDAVVCNCLARRGLIQLKGEQPMNAQLGEEGVVEGTREIYPGLIVTGMASAQFHGTCRMGPIFGGMLLSGKKAAKIAIEKLAKGC; via the coding sequence ATGATTGGTAAGGTTTCAGATTTAGATGTTTCACGCCTTATTATTCAAGACTATTACGAGGTGCTGAGAAACTCTCTTGAGTCGGATGTTATAATTGTGGGCGGGGGTCCAAGCGGACTGGTCGCAGGTTATACACTTGCGGAGCAGAACAAAAAGGTGGTAATTATGGAGAAAAGGCTGTCACCTGGCGGCGGCATTTGGGGTGGAGGCAAAGGTTTCAACAAGGTTGTTTTGGAATCTTCGGTTGGGGACATTCTCCGCGAGTTGGACATATCATTTGAAGAAAATGACGGTTATATTGTAGTTTCATCAGTTCTCCTAGCAGCATCCCTTATCAAGAAAACTGTCGAGAGTGGGGCAATTTTGCTCAATCTTTTTTCAATTGAGGATGTTTACTTTAACGAAAACCACGAAATCGCAGGTGTGGTTGTCAATGATACAGCATACAAGATGACGAACCTTCATGTAGATCCTCTCACATTTTGTAGCAAAATTGTTATGGATAGCACCGGCCATGATGCAGTTGTGTGCAATTGTCTTGCACGGCGTGGATTAATTCAATTAAAGGGCGAGCAGCCGATGAATGCACAACTAGGCGAAGAGGGTGTAGTAGAAGGCACAAGGGAGATTTATCCAGGGCTGATAGTGACGGGCATGGCGTCTGCACAGTTCCATGGGACTTGTCGAATGGGACCAATCTTCGGAGGCATGCTTCTATCAGGCAAAAAAGCAGCAAAAATCGCAATTGAGAAACTGGCTAAGGGCTGCTAG
- a CDS encoding O-acetylhomoserine aminocarboxypropyltransferase/cysteine synthase → MPDEPGIETLSLHAGHKPDSETNSRAVPIYQTTSYVFNSAEHAAKLFSLEEFGNIYTRIMNPTTDVLEKRLAAMDGGTGALAVASGQSAIALAVLNITRSGQNIVSSKYLYGGTYTLFNYTLRKLGIEVRFVDSSDPANVEAAIDENTRLVYAESIANPKNNIDDFPAVAEIAHKHGIPYIVDNTVSPPPLLRPFDFGADIVVYSLTKFIGGHGTSIGGAIVESGKFNWDNGKFPEITEPDPSYHGVNYWESFGQHSRAKVPGIAYVFKARVQLLRDLGPALSPFNSFLFLQGLETLPLRIRQQSANALAVAKWLESHPAVSWVNYPGLPSHPNHERAKRFLKEGCGAIIGFGIKGGMEAGIKLIDSVKLISHLANIGDSKSLIIHPASTTHQQLTPEERISSGVTDDFVRFSVGLESLSDILADLDQALRKSQE, encoded by the coding sequence ATGCCAGATGAACCAGGAATAGAAACTTTATCGCTACACGCGGGCCATAAGCCAGATTCAGAGACAAATTCGCGCGCAGTCCCAATTTATCAGACTACATCCTATGTCTTTAATTCGGCAGAACATGCCGCGAAGCTTTTTAGCCTGGAGGAGTTCGGCAACATCTACACGCGAATAATGAACCCCACAACCGATGTTCTTGAAAAGCGCCTAGCTGCAATGGATGGTGGGACAGGTGCACTGGCTGTAGCGTCTGGGCAGTCAGCGATTGCACTTGCAGTTCTAAACATCACTCGCTCAGGGCAAAATATAGTCTCTTCGAAATACCTTTATGGCGGTACATATACATTATTCAACTATACATTACGCAAGTTGGGCATTGAGGTCCGCTTTGTGGATTCATCGGATCCAGCCAATGTTGAGGCTGCGATTGATGAGAACACGCGGCTTGTCTACGCTGAGTCAATCGCCAATCCGAAGAACAATATTGACGACTTCCCAGCGGTCGCCGAGATTGCTCACAAGCACGGAATTCCATATATTGTTGATAACACCGTTTCGCCGCCACCTCTTCTGCGCCCGTTTGATTTTGGCGCGGATATAGTTGTTTACTCGCTTACGAAGTTCATAGGAGGTCATGGCACGAGTATCGGCGGTGCGATAGTCGAGTCAGGCAAATTCAATTGGGATAATGGAAAATTTCCAGAGATAACTGAGCCCGACCCGTCCTATCATGGCGTTAACTACTGGGAGTCATTTGGTCAACATAGCAGGGCAAAAGTTCCTGGTATTGCTTATGTTTTTAAAGCACGAGTGCAATTACTCCGAGATCTTGGGCCTGCGTTGTCACCCTTTAACTCGTTCTTGTTCCTGCAGGGATTGGAAACTTTGCCGCTGCGCATCCGCCAGCAATCGGCAAATGCATTGGCTGTTGCAAAGTGGTTGGAGTCGCACCCGGCGGTCAGCTGGGTAAACTATCCTGGGTTGCCAAGCCATCCAAATCATGAGAGAGCAAAGCGATTCCTTAAAGAGGGTTGTGGTGCAATTATTGGCTTTGGAATTAAAGGTGGTATGGAAGCTGGTATAAAGCTGATAGATTCGGTGAAGCTGATTTCTCATCTTGCCAATATTGGCGATTCCAAAAGCCTAATAATCCATCCTGCTTCCACGACTCACCAACAACTTACCCCTGAGGAAAGAATATCGTCAGGCGTGACGGATGATTTTGTTAGGTTTTCGGTGGGTTTGGAGAGCTTGAGCGATATTTTAGCGGATTTGGATCAGGCGCTGAGGAAGTCACAGGAGTAA
- a CDS encoding homoserine O-acetyltransferase, with amino-acid sequence MSENGSVGYVETKYFTFAEPPNEMQLECGRKLGPITLAYETYGELNKAKDNAILVLHALSGSAHVAGPNQGDQDPPWWDTMVGPGKALDTNKYFIICSNVIGGCKGSTGPSSINPATGRPYALSFPVVTISDMVNAQKHLIDYLGIERLLCVIGGSMGGMQALQWCVSYPDMVKLAVPIATTSCLSAQAIGFNEVGRQAIMSDPDWMNGEYYGKTVPRRGLAIARMIGHITYLSEEAMHRKFGRQLQDKAEYGYDFVTDFQVESYLRYKGDHFVKRFDANSYLYITKAMDYFDLTMPSGSLKETFKVVKAKFLIISFSSDWLFPTHQSKEIVSACRYNNLDVIFTEIQTDYGHDAFLLESKQLTHLISNFLEYGWKRTQ; translated from the coding sequence ATGTCAGAGAATGGTTCAGTAGGCTATGTTGAAACAAAATATTTCACATTCGCTGAGCCGCCGAATGAGATGCAGCTCGAATGTGGGCGGAAGCTGGGTCCTATTACTCTTGCCTATGAAACATACGGCGAGCTAAACAAAGCAAAGGATAACGCAATCCTTGTACTTCATGCACTTTCGGGAAGTGCTCACGTAGCGGGACCAAATCAGGGCGACCAGGATCCCCCTTGGTGGGATACCATGGTAGGCCCCGGCAAGGCATTAGACACAAACAAGTATTTTATAATTTGTTCAAATGTTATCGGTGGTTGCAAGGGTTCTACAGGTCCAAGCTCGATAAATCCCGCAACTGGTAGACCCTATGCACTCTCATTCCCTGTAGTCACAATAAGTGACATGGTAAATGCACAAAAACATTTGATTGACTACCTCGGCATAGAGCGCTTGCTGTGTGTTATAGGCGGTTCAATGGGTGGTATGCAAGCCCTCCAATGGTGTGTAAGCTATCCTGACATGGTAAAGCTCGCTGTGCCAATTGCTACCACAAGCTGTCTATCGGCCCAAGCTATTGGTTTCAATGAAGTAGGCAGGCAAGCAATCATGTCCGACCCAGATTGGATGAATGGCGAATACTACGGCAAAACAGTGCCCCGAAGAGGATTGGCTATCGCAAGGATGATAGGACACATAACCTACTTGTCGGAAGAAGCTATGCACCGAAAATTTGGACGTCAGCTACAAGACAAGGCAGAGTATGGGTACGACTTCGTAACCGATTTCCAGGTTGAAAGCTATTTACGCTATAAGGGCGACCACTTCGTTAAGCGGTTTGATGCGAATTCTTACCTATATATTACGAAGGCTATGGATTACTTTGACCTTACTATGCCGAGTGGCTCGCTCAAAGAGACATTCAAAGTAGTAAAAGCGAAATTTCTCATCATTTCATTTTCATCCGACTGGCTCTTTCCTACACATCAGTCTAAAGAAATTGTGAGTGCATGTAGGTACAATAACCTGGATGTCATTTTTACGGAGATTCAGACAGATTACGGTCATGATGCTTTTCTGCTTGAGTCAAAACAACTTACACACTTGATCTCTAATTTCCTAGAATATGGTTGGAAAAGGACGCAATAG
- the metW gene encoding methionine biosynthesis protein MetW encodes MACVEEVHTKDGHILHLAPEHKLIIDLVEEGSRVLDLGCGGGDLLKALKDKKGVRAEGIDLSEECIQACVAKGLFNVHHGDLDEGLADYADQSVDYVILTNTIQVLHRPLFLIKEMARVGKKCIISFPNFGHWSIRFQLLFKGRMPKNARLPYEWYDTPNIHLTTIADFYDFCKVADLRVLKVIPLRTVGEGECKIVRLLPNFFADAAIFVVEPER; translated from the coding sequence ATGGCATGCGTTGAGGAAGTTCATACGAAAGACGGCCACATTCTTCATTTGGCGCCCGAGCACAAATTAATTATTGATTTAGTTGAGGAAGGCAGCCGAGTGCTTGACCTTGGATGTGGTGGGGGTGATTTACTGAAAGCATTGAAGGACAAGAAGGGCGTCAGAGCAGAGGGCATTGACTTATCCGAAGAATGCATCCAGGCGTGTGTGGCAAAGGGTCTCTTTAACGTTCATCATGGTGATCTAGACGAGGGTCTTGCTGATTATGCAGACCAATCAGTTGATTACGTTATCCTGACAAACACCATCCAAGTGCTCCACCGACCGCTGTTTCTTATTAAAGAAATGGCAAGAGTCGGTAAAAAGTGCATCATAAGCTTCCCGAATTTCGGCCATTGGTCAATTCGGTTTCAGTTGTTATTCAAAGGCAGGATGCCCAAAAATGCCAGGTTACCATACGAATGGTATGACACGCCAAATATTCACCTCACAACAATCGCGGACTTCTACGATTTTTGCAAGGTTGCTGACCTGCGTGTCCTCAAAGTCATTCCCCTCCGAACTGTGGGGGAAGGTGAGTGTAAAATTGTGCGCCTTCTGCCAAATTTCTTTGCCGATGCGGCAATTTTCGTCGTAGAGCCAGAAAGATAG
- the yfcE gene encoding phosphodiesterase, which yields MRIGVISDTHGSVSAWQKAMNVFGEVDLILHAGDVLYHPPRLLPNQEYDIPALVQLINSSNVPIVIARGNCDAEVYEELLEVPVLSPYAVVQFDRSRIVATHGHTLDEEKMSKVAAKYRAHILVTGHTHLPVIEKIDNTIHINPGSPTHPKLQRAGILVPTVGMILKEKVSVLELESGKEILSLPLAPP from the coding sequence ATGAGAATTGGGGTCATTAGTGATACTCATGGCAGTGTTTCTGCATGGCAGAAAGCCATGAATGTTTTTGGTGAAGTTGACCTGATACTTCACGCAGGAGACGTCTTGTATCATCCACCGCGTCTGTTGCCAAACCAAGAATACGACATTCCAGCTCTTGTTCAGCTAATCAACTCATCAAATGTGCCCATAGTAATTGCTCGCGGCAACTGCGACGCAGAAGTATATGAAGAACTCCTTGAGGTACCCGTACTTTCACCATATGCAGTCGTGCAGTTTGATAGATCAAGAATCGTCGCTACACACGGGCACACGCTTGATGAAGAGAAAATGTCAAAAGTCGCCGCCAAATACCGCGCACATATTTTAGTTACAGGACACACGCATTTGCCAGTAATCGAAAAAATTGACAATACAATTCATATCAACCCCGGAAGTCCAACCCATCCAAAACTTCAGCGTGCGGGAATTCTTGTACCAACTGTAGGGATGATCTTAAAAGAGAAAGTTAGCGTTCTTGAGCTCGAAAGCGGCAAAGAAATACTATCCCTTCCGCTCGCCCCGCCATAA
- a CDS encoding family 10 glycosylhydrolase, with product MKRRLWLSITFLVLLIISTCLHGAVEIIIDNPGAVFVNGSNSWTTGTSATDKYGSDYRYCKIATAGGSTATYTPFIPQTAPDWQVYTWYCNTEVSETTAAQYTIHHASGDDVIYVNQTTNRGTWFLVGTYTMNAGSGNYARISNQGSSTTRYVVADGMRFYSATATDTTPPTISNVSASPGVTTATITWTTNEPSTSQVEYGLTTSYGNQTPKDTNLVTNHSVLISGLSPTTLYHYRVKSADASNNEAVSSDYTFTTNAPTPEYRANWVDTWHDGILSAEQITNLVNVHKLYNYNVIIPEVRKCGDAYYNSTFEPRASNIIDAPPFDPLGDLIQKAHAQGIEVHPWIVTYRIWNSGWGAAPANHIWTLHPEWAMTDSSGNNLDGQYYNLDPGVPGVQDYIYKVVMDIVNQYDIDGFNWDYIRYPGYNWGYNSITQQRFYNEYGYWPPTSTSDPHWNTWSDFRRRQVTDLLKKCHVQIWAKKPNVKTSVDTVGWMGVDPNVDFTQTRQYKEVFQDGKGWMEQHIVDINILMNYKREYDSAQKQDYRLWTNWLATMQATTGRHSVDGQACYLNSISDSIIQMQVARDAGLAGICNYSYAVTNKDYQPNESFWSAVKSNLYTLPVPTPNMPWKSNPTTGCIFGVVTNASNPNDPIYYNWVYKATVTVTGPVTRSTETDATGFYAFLDLPPGTYTITCSKTGLPPYTYYNQTLAAGQYLRENFALGYTQKTSYNGIVRAGWNLISLPLDPVNPDPAVVFNGIDIDSKLYRYDNPTASFITYDPWTPSVFGNCRVGEGYWLFADGPKTISYQAWASFPPTRDVQISAAGWAIIGCPFPNGKYWADTNVTKDGNTVSLATAAKTNGWLDSVGWWWDNSAQALQTLGLPEDWPASEYLVPWYGYWINTYTSNLTLTIQ from the coding sequence ATGAAAAGGAGGCTTTGGCTATCAATCACTTTTCTGGTCTTGCTAATAATTTCGACCTGTCTACATGGAGCAGTCGAAATTATAATAGACAATCCAGGTGCCGTTTTTGTAAACGGATCGAACTCGTGGACTACTGGCACGAGTGCTACCGATAAGTATGGCAGCGATTACAGGTATTGTAAGATTGCAACTGCCGGTGGCAGTACGGCAACTTATACACCCTTTATACCCCAAACTGCCCCGGACTGGCAAGTGTACACATGGTACTGCAACACAGAAGTGTCGGAAACCACCGCAGCCCAGTACACCATCCACCATGCTTCCGGCGATGATGTTATTTATGTAAACCAGACCACAAATCGAGGAACATGGTTCCTAGTCGGCACGTATACAATGAATGCCGGCTCAGGCAACTATGCGAGAATTTCAAACCAAGGGTCGAGCACCACGAGATACGTCGTAGCAGACGGCATGCGGTTCTACTCTGCCACAGCCACAGACACGACGCCCCCCACAATCTCTAATGTTTCGGCCTCGCCTGGGGTGACAACAGCTACCATAACCTGGACGACCAATGAGCCCTCGACATCGCAAGTTGAATATGGGCTTACCACAAGCTATGGAAACCAGACGCCAAAAGACACCAATCTCGTAACCAACCACAGCGTGCTGATTTCGGGTCTCTCGCCCACTACTCTATACCATTATAGAGTAAAGTCTGCAGACGCGAGCAATAACGAAGCTGTTTCAAGCGACTACACATTTACTACAAATGCTCCCACACCTGAATATCGGGCAAATTGGGTGGATACGTGGCATGACGGCATTCTTAGCGCTGAGCAAATCACAAACCTCGTGAATGTCCACAAACTTTACAACTATAACGTTATAATCCCTGAGGTCAGAAAGTGCGGTGATGCGTATTATAACTCAACATTTGAACCAAGAGCCTCAAATATAATAGACGCCCCGCCATTCGATCCGCTTGGTGACCTCATACAAAAGGCACATGCTCAGGGCATCGAGGTTCACCCGTGGATTGTAACGTACAGAATATGGAACAGCGGATGGGGAGCAGCGCCAGCCAATCATATTTGGACGCTTCACCCAGAATGGGCTATGACCGACAGTTCAGGGAACAACCTTGACGGCCAGTACTATAATCTTGACCCAGGAGTCCCCGGCGTGCAGGATTACATCTACAAGGTTGTTATGGATATCGTTAATCAATATGATATCGATGGTTTCAACTGGGATTACATCAGATATCCTGGCTACAACTGGGGCTACAATTCAATTACACAACAAAGATTCTACAACGAATATGGCTACTGGCCACCTACCTCCACTTCGGATCCTCATTGGAACACATGGAGCGACTTCCGGCGAAGGCAGGTAACAGATCTTCTCAAAAAATGCCATGTTCAAATCTGGGCTAAGAAACCAAACGTAAAAACCTCTGTAGACACGGTAGGCTGGATGGGCGTTGATCCAAATGTCGACTTCACACAGACCCGCCAATACAAAGAAGTCTTCCAAGATGGAAAAGGCTGGATGGAACAGCATATAGTGGATATTAATATCCTAATGAACTACAAGCGAGAATACGATAGCGCCCAGAAGCAAGACTACCGACTCTGGACTAACTGGCTTGCTACTATGCAAGCAACCACCGGCAGACACAGCGTCGACGGCCAAGCGTGTTACTTAAACTCGATTTCTGACAGCATCATACAAATGCAAGTTGCCAGAGATGCCGGGCTTGCTGGTATATGCAACTACAGTTACGCCGTGACGAACAAAGATTACCAGCCAAACGAAAGCTTCTGGTCTGCTGTCAAGTCAAACCTGTACACACTTCCTGTGCCCACCCCAAACATGCCATGGAAAAGCAATCCGACAACGGGCTGCATATTTGGCGTGGTCACCAATGCATCAAACCCGAACGATCCCATATACTATAATTGGGTGTATAAAGCTACTGTAACCGTAACAGGCCCAGTCACACGTTCCACTGAGACCGACGCAACAGGCTTCTACGCCTTCTTAGATCTTCCACCTGGAACATACACAATCACCTGTTCGAAAACCGGCCTTCCGCCGTACACCTACTACAATCAAACGTTGGCAGCAGGACAGTATCTGCGTGAGAACTTTGCACTCGGATACACACAAAAGACGTCCTATAATGGTATTGTGCGTGCAGGTTGGAACTTAATTAGTTTGCCGCTTGACCCGGTCAATCCTGACCCAGCAGTTGTGTTCAATGGCATAGACATAGATAGCAAACTATATCGCTACGACAATCCTACAGCGTCTTTTATAACTTACGACCCCTGGACACCTTCGGTTTTCGGCAACTGCAGAGTTGGCGAGGGTTATTGGCTATTCGCTGATGGGCCAAAAACGATTAGTTACCAGGCATGGGCGAGCTTTCCGCCTACCCGCGACGTCCAAATATCGGCAGCAGGGTGGGCAATCATTGGCTGTCCTTTCCCAAATGGTAAGTACTGGGCAGATACAAACGTAACTAAGGATGGCAATACGGTAAGTCTCGCCACAGCCGCTAAAACAAATGGATGGCTGGACTCCGTTGGCTGGTGGTGGGACAATTCAGCACAGGCACTGCAAACTCTTGGGCTACCTGAGGATTGGCCAGCTTCGGAATATCTGGTACCCTGGTATGGTTACTGGATAAATACCTACACCAGCAATCTAACACTTACTATACAATAG